In one window of Opitutus sp. GAS368 DNA:
- a CDS encoding 2-hydroxyacid dehydrogenase translates to MNRRPLQIAVHRNFLPELEQQLAVPHVLRDFAGLGDNAMAALLAEADVLVSGAYPAAWRPAGGPLRLIHSTGAGVDGIDFPGVPAGCLVCNVYGHQRGVAEQAFMLMLALHKGLLGLDAALRRGNWTPQRPYLPEMRGRRLLVLGLGHIGRELVHWGRFLDMEVTVLTRTPAPERAHGLGLRAFGGFHELASHLPAADFVVVAIPAAEGTANLIGPAEFALMKPEAFIINVGRGPVINEAALYEALRTRRIAGAGLDVWYQYPAPGQDRMPARLPFQELDNVIMTPHKPTAETMAYRWKQIAANIGRLARGEPLACVVHAAA, encoded by the coding sequence ATGAACCGCCGCCCCCTGCAGATCGCTGTGCACCGCAATTTTCTCCCGGAACTGGAGCAACAGCTGGCGGTGCCCCACGTCCTGCGCGACTTTGCGGGTCTCGGCGACAACGCCATGGCCGCCCTTCTCGCGGAGGCCGATGTGCTCGTGTCCGGTGCCTACCCGGCGGCGTGGCGTCCGGCCGGCGGACCCTTGCGCCTGATCCATTCCACGGGCGCCGGCGTCGACGGGATTGACTTTCCCGGTGTGCCGGCGGGTTGCCTGGTGTGCAATGTGTATGGCCACCAGCGGGGCGTGGCCGAGCAGGCGTTCATGCTCATGCTCGCGCTGCACAAGGGGCTCTTGGGGCTTGATGCGGCGCTCCGCCGCGGCAACTGGACCCCGCAGCGGCCCTACCTGCCGGAAATGCGGGGGCGCCGGTTGCTCGTGCTGGGGCTCGGCCACATCGGCCGCGAGCTGGTGCATTGGGGCCGGTTTCTTGACATGGAGGTGACGGTGCTGACGCGCACGCCCGCGCCCGAGCGCGCCCATGGCCTCGGTCTGCGCGCTTTCGGTGGATTCCACGAACTGGCCTCGCACCTGCCGGCCGCCGACTTTGTCGTCGTGGCGATTCCCGCAGCGGAGGGCACGGCCAATCTGATCGGCCCCGCCGAATTCGCGCTCATGAAGCCGGAGGCCTTCATCATCAACGTCGGCCGCGGCCCCGTGATCAACGAGGCCGCGCTTTACGAGGCGCTGCGCACGCGGCGCATCGCCGGCGCCGGCCTCGACGTCTGGTATCAGTATCCGGCCCCCGGGCAGGACCGGATGCCCGCGCGGCTGCCGTTCCAGGAATTGGACAACGTCATCATGACACCCCACAAGCCCACGGCCGAGACCATGGCCTATCGCTGGAAGCAAATCGCCGCCAATATCGGCCGCCTGGCGCGCGGCGAGCCGCTGGCCTGCGTGGTCCACGCTGCCGCCTGA
- a CDS encoding mandelate racemase/muconate lactonizing enzyme family protein, whose amino-acid sequence MKITQVTTHLLTTRWKDDPSFPQSAHSTAVIRLQTDRGIDGLGECTWGYFAPDAVPAMVSYFEPVLLGQDPLDTARLTRALTDDSVWWARAGAGRSVISGLELALWDLKGKALGLPVYQLLGGKVRDRIPVYASGGPALWPLDETVRKVESYLKRGYRTAKLSTGLFRLPPAAAGHQARLEAVPFPFARKIEVLVECFTRLRREFGDTMDLAIDGHQGGVPNPMPVSEAVAIAEALAPFRLRFYEEPLAYTNLDGYCELRARSRIPIAGGESLCGLDQFHPLIMRQGVHLVQPDIGFAGGLQETVRIIHHAEACNLGAALHTGASMGPSLAASWHLAAASHSVEWLEHVFAGKTIQDDLLLDAFTVTDGTVGLPTAPGLGVHLPPALLDKYRFVPRSGERT is encoded by the coding sequence ATGAAAATCACGCAGGTCACAACCCATCTTCTCACCACGCGGTGGAAGGACGACCCGTCGTTCCCGCAGTCCGCGCATTCCACGGCCGTGATCCGGCTGCAGACCGACCGCGGCATCGACGGGCTGGGCGAATGCACCTGGGGCTATTTCGCGCCCGATGCGGTGCCGGCCATGGTCAGTTATTTCGAGCCCGTGCTGCTCGGCCAGGACCCGCTGGACACCGCGCGGCTGACCCGCGCGCTGACCGACGATTCGGTGTGGTGGGCACGCGCGGGTGCCGGGCGCAGCGTGATCAGCGGCCTCGAGCTCGCGCTGTGGGATCTCAAGGGCAAGGCGCTGGGCCTGCCGGTCTACCAGCTCCTCGGCGGCAAGGTGCGCGACCGGATCCCGGTCTACGCTTCCGGCGGCCCGGCGCTGTGGCCGTTGGACGAGACGGTGCGCAAGGTCGAATCCTACCTGAAGCGCGGCTATCGCACGGCCAAGCTGTCCACCGGCCTGTTCCGGCTGCCGCCCGCGGCGGCGGGGCACCAGGCGCGGCTCGAGGCGGTCCCGTTTCCCTTTGCCAGGAAGATCGAGGTGCTGGTGGAGTGCTTCACGCGCCTCCGCCGCGAGTTCGGCGACACGATGGACCTCGCGATCGACGGACACCAGGGCGGGGTACCCAACCCCATGCCGGTGAGCGAGGCCGTGGCCATCGCCGAGGCGCTGGCGCCTTTCCGGCTCCGCTTCTACGAGGAGCCGTTGGCTTACACCAACCTCGACGGCTACTGCGAACTGCGCGCCCGCTCGCGCATCCCGATCGCCGGCGGCGAGAGCCTGTGCGGGCTCGACCAGTTCCATCCCCTGATCATGCGGCAGGGCGTGCACCTGGTCCAACCCGACATCGGCTTTGCCGGCGGCCTGCAGGAGACCGTCCGCATCATCCATCACGCCGAGGCCTGCAACCTCGGCGCCGCGCTCCACACCGGCGCGTCGATGGGACCCTCGCTGGCGGCCTCCTGGCACCTTGCCGCGGCCAGCCACTCCGTCGAATGGCTGGAACACGTGTTCGCGGGCAAGACCATCCAGGACGACCTGTTGCTCGATGCCTTCACGGTCACGGACGGCACGGTCGGACTGCCGACCGCGCCGGGATTGGGCGTCCACCTGCCGCCGGCGCTGCTCGACAAATACCGTTTTGTCCCTCGTTCGGGGGAGCGCACCTGA